In Caloenas nicobarica isolate bCalNic1 chromosome 5, bCalNic1.hap1, whole genome shotgun sequence, a single genomic region encodes these proteins:
- the LOC135989364 gene encoding serum amyloid A protein-like: MRVCICLVLLSLILCASADIPGRRFVVDAIGGARDMYRAYKDMREANYKGADKYFHARGNYDAARRGPGGAWAAKVISDARELWQSGVSGRGAEDTRADQEANRWGRNGGDPNRYRPKGLPSKY; the protein is encoded by the exons ATGAGGGTCTGTATCTGCCTCGTGTTGCTTTCCCTTATTCTATGTGCAAGTGCTGATATCCCAGGCAGACGATTTGTCGTGGATGCAATTGGAG gAGCACGGGATATGTACAGAGCATACAAGGACATGCGTGAGGCAAATTATAAAGGTGCTGACAAATATTTCCATGCTCGTGGGAATTATGATGCTGCCCGAAGAGGACCTGGTGGTGCCTGGGCAGCCAAAGTGATCAG TGACGCCCGGGAGCTCTGGCAGAGCGGTGTGAGCGGCAGAGGCGCAGAGGACACCCGAGCGGACCAGGAGGCCAACCGGTGGGGCCGGAACGGCGGCGACCCCAACCGCTACAGGCCTAAAGGCCTTCCCAGCAAATACTAA